In Pyrus communis chromosome 1, drPyrComm1.1, whole genome shotgun sequence, the following are encoded in one genomic region:
- the LOC137743910 gene encoding 1-acylglycerol-3-phosphate O-acyltransferase-like, with amino-acid sequence MNLRRISSRMAGEVSRSAEQRTSPAAVAAAYESDAVAAAVNPKSKSFWPSVLRWIPTSTDKIIAAEKRLLSLVKTPYVQELVNIGSGPPGSKVRWFRSESNEERLINTVSFDSKENSPTIVMIHGYGASQGFFFRNFDGLASRFRVIAIDQIGWGGSSRPDFTCKSTEETEAWFIDSFEEWRKAKNLSNFILLGHSVGGYVASKYTLKHPEHVKHLILVGPAGFSSESDASYERLNQFKATWKGAIFNYLWESNFTPQKLVRGLGPLGPNLVRSYTTARFGSYSTGTALTEEESRLLTDYVYHTLAAKASGELCLKYIFSFGAFARSPLIQSASEWKVPTTFIYGYQDWMNYQGAQEAGKKMKVPCEIIRIPEAGHFVFIDQPERFHSAVFYACRRFLSQDPEVESFPEGLTAA; translated from the exons ATGAACCTGCGTAGAATTTCGTCGAGAATGGCCGGCGAAGTCAGCAGGTCCGCCGAGCAACGAACCTCCCCTGCCGCCGTTGCTGCAGCCTACGAATCCGATGCTGTTGCTGCTGCGGTTAATCCCAAGTCCAAATCGTTTTGGCCCTCTGTCCTCCGTTGGATCCCTACATCCACCGATAAGATCATCGCCGCCGAGAAGCGCCTGCTCTCTCTTGTCAA GACTCCTTATGTTCAAGAACTGGTGAATATAGGATCTGGACCACCGGGCTCTAAAGTCAGGTGGTTTCGATCCGAAAGCAATGAAGAAAGGCTAATCAACACGGTTTCATTTGACAGCAAAGAGAATTCTCCTACTATTGTTATGATTCACGGATACGGTGCTTCTCAAGGTTTCTTCTTTAGAAATTTCGATGGCCTTGCCAGTCGGTTCAGGGTCATTGCCATTGATCAAATAGG TTGGGGCGGATCAAGCAGGCCTGATTTTACATGTAAAAGCACTGAAG AAACTGAGGCATGGTTCATCGATTCCTTTGAGGAATGGCGAAAAGCCAAAAACCTCAGCAACTTTATATTACTTGGGCATTCAGTTGGTGGGTATGTTGCATCAAAGTACACTCTGAAG CATCCAGAGCACGTTAAGCATTTGATTTTAGTGGGACCTGCCGGGTTTTCATCGGAGTCAGATGCATCGTATGAGAGGCTTAACCAATTCAAAGCAACATGGAAAGGAGCAATTTTCAACTATTTGTGGGAGTCTAATTTTACTCCACAGAAGTTAGTCAG AGGGCTAGGGCCTTTGGGTCCAAATCTCGTTCGGAGTTACACAACTGCCAGATTTGGTTCTTATTCGACAGGGACCGCACTAACTGAAGAGGAATCCCGACTTCTAACAG ATTATGTGTACCATACTTTAGCAGCCAAAGCTAGTGGGGAGCTGTGCTTAAAGTACATATTTTCTTTCGGAGCATTTGCTAGGAGTCCCCTTATACAGAG TGCATCGGAGTGGAAAGTGCCGACTACTTTTATTTACGGATATCAAGACTGGATGAACTACCAAGGGGCTCAAGAAGCTGGCAAAAAAATGAAGGTCCCATGTGAGATCATTAGGATTCCGGAA GCTGGGCACTTTGTATTCATAGACCAACCCGAACGATTCCATTCAGCTGTTTTTTACGCTTGCCGTAGATTTCTTTCGCAGGACCCTGAGGTTGAATCCTTTCCCGAAGGTTTGACAGCTGCCTGA